The following proteins are encoded in a genomic region of Gossypium hirsutum isolate 1008001.06 chromosome D05, Gossypium_hirsutum_v2.1, whole genome shotgun sequence:
- the LOC121202869 gene encoding uncharacterized protein isoform X2, translating into MLSMSLGVSFSGLLHCIAESVVLVLSELIDQNSVKLLRKFLPRKKIELASPEMGLDSEFKNFKAAYSSSCKHATSSSADSIMKQEHLFPDLRNEGSWSSKEELNQSGVIISHPRKRVCSNFCKGKAVLQASEAEDLNTRLEILEEESQIMKQALLETMAERKKLVNEIYKLLETRRYTLLPKAQEDGHTFSSGSLIIKPWTGSRNSREQSVTCSIGKSTFWRS; encoded by the exons atgTTGTCCATGTCACTGGGTGTATCTTTCTCAG GATTGCTCCATTGTATCGCAGAGAGTGTTGTTTTGGTCCTATCAGAACTGATAGACCAAAATTCCGTGAAACTTCTTCGAAAATTTCTACCTAGGAAGAAGATAGAACTTGCTTCACCTGAGATGGGATTAGATTCAGAGTTCAAGAATTTCAAGGCAGCATACAGTAGCAGTTGTAAGCATGCAACAAGCAGCTCAGCAGATTCTATAATGAAACAAGAACACTTGTTTCCCGATCTTCGGAATGAAGGGTCTTGGAGTTCAAAAGAGGAACTGAATCAATCTGGAGTTATAATAAGTCATCCAAGGAAAAGGGTATGCAGCAATTTTTGTAAAGGTAAGGCAGTTTTGCAGGCTAGTGAAGCTGAAGACCTAAACACGAGGTTGGAGATCCTTGAGGAAGAAAGTCAAATTATGAAGCAAGCACTCTTAGAGACAATGGCGGAAAGGAAAAAACTAGTTAATGAAATATACAAGTTATTAGAGACACGGCGGTACACCCTCCTACCTAAGGCTCAAGAAGATGGACACACATTCAGCTCTGGATCTTTGATCATCAAACCTT GGACCGGGTCAAGGAACAGCCGAGAGCAGTCTGTTACATGCTCTATTGGAAAATCCACGTTCTGGAGATCCTAA
- the LOC121202869 gene encoding uncharacterized protein isoform X1 has protein sequence MLSMSLGVSFSGLLHCIAESVVLVLSELIDQNSVKLLRKFLPRKKIELASPEMGLDSEFKNFKAAYSSSCKHATSSSADSIMKQEHLFPDLRNEGSWSSKEELNQSGVIISHPRKRVCSNFCKGKAVLQASEAEDLNTRLEILEEESQIMKQALLETMAERKKLVNEIYKLLETRRYTLLPKAQEDGHTFSSGSLIIKPCKGPGQGTAESSLLHALLENPRSGDPNANALAILGQSYTSTQ, from the exons atgTTGTCCATGTCACTGGGTGTATCTTTCTCAG GATTGCTCCATTGTATCGCAGAGAGTGTTGTTTTGGTCCTATCAGAACTGATAGACCAAAATTCCGTGAAACTTCTTCGAAAATTTCTACCTAGGAAGAAGATAGAACTTGCTTCACCTGAGATGGGATTAGATTCAGAGTTCAAGAATTTCAAGGCAGCATACAGTAGCAGTTGTAAGCATGCAACAAGCAGCTCAGCAGATTCTATAATGAAACAAGAACACTTGTTTCCCGATCTTCGGAATGAAGGGTCTTGGAGTTCAAAAGAGGAACTGAATCAATCTGGAGTTATAATAAGTCATCCAAGGAAAAGGGTATGCAGCAATTTTTGTAAAGGTAAGGCAGTTTTGCAGGCTAGTGAAGCTGAAGACCTAAACACGAGGTTGGAGATCCTTGAGGAAGAAAGTCAAATTATGAAGCAAGCACTCTTAGAGACAATGGCGGAAAGGAAAAAACTAGTTAATGAAATATACAAGTTATTAGAGACACGGCGGTACACCCTCCTACCTAAGGCTCAAGAAGATGGACACACATTCAGCTCTGGATCTTTGATCATCAAACCTTGTAAG GGACCGGGTCAAGGAACAGCCGAGAGCAGTCTGTTACATGCTCTATTGGAAAATCCACGTTCTGGAGATCCTAATGCCAATGCATTAGCAATACTTGGTCAGAGTTACACATCCACACAATAA